The genome window GGAGATCCCCAGCGGCAACCGGTTCGTGGAATACGGCATGTTCCCCAATATCAATATCTCCATCCGGGTGATGTGGGGCCTCAAGAAGCAGAACGTGGTGTTCGCGGTGGGGCACAGCATCATCAACCGGACCTCCCAGACCAAGGTGGGCTCGCTGATGCTGAAGTACGGCGGCGGCGGGCATGACAAGGTGGGGACCTGCCAGGTGCCGGCCGAGAAGGCCGAGGAGGTGCTGAAGGAACTAGTGGAGCAGATCAAGGCGGACGGGTAAATGATAGGCGGGGTTGTTATGAATGAAAATCCAGAAATACAAACAGCGTTAGATAACGAGCATTTGCGGCTTTTGGCGATAGGTTATAAAATATCTGCAGGTGTAATCATTCTGTACTCTTTATTTGGTTTGATGTATATGTTTATGGGAATTTTCATTGGTATTATTGATAAACATAGACAAACGTCCCAGCCACCAATAGAGTGGTTTTTAGCAATATTTGGTTTTGGTATCTTTGCTGTTTCAGCCATTTTCGTCGTATTGAATTTTATGGCGGCAAAAAGGCTTGAACAGCGCCGTTCAAAAACATTCTGCACGGTTATCGCTGCGCTAAATTGCATTGGGATCCCATACCACACTATACTGGGTGTTTTTACCTTGGTCATATTGACCAGGAAATCAATTATAAAATTATTTGAAACAAACGGGGGTGCGATAGGTTGATTTATCCGCCGTCGCTTTAGCGCAGGTGGGAACCTCCCCTTAATCCCCTCCTTGTTCAAGGAGGGGACGAGGGGTGGTCTAAAAGAAAAGATAAAAATAAATAAATTCATTTTGATATATTAAATTACGAGGCATTCATGGATCTAACCACCAAAAAATACCAAAGCATTTCCTACATCTCCGGGCCGTTGTTGTTCGTGGACAACGCCAAGGGGCTGTCCTACGGGTCCATCGTGGAGATCGAACTGCCCGACGGCAGTAAAAAGGGCGGGCAGACCATCGAGGTCTCGGAGAAATACGCCGTGATCCAGGTGTTCGAGGAGACCCGGGGTCTGGACCTGGCCAAGAGCTCGGTCAGCCTCAAGGAGGACGTGGCCCGGATCCCGGTGTCGCGCGACATGATCGGCCGGCGCTTCAACGGCCTGGGCGAGCCCATCGACGGCCTGCCGCCCATCATCCCCGAGAAGCGGCTGGAGATCATCGGTCAGCCCATGAACCCGACATCCCGGGCCAAGCCGGAGGAGTTCATCCAGACCGGCATCTCTACCATCGACGGCTTCGCCACCCTGGTGCGGGGCCAGAAACTGCCCATCTTCTCCGGGGCCGGACTGCCGGCCAACGAGATCGCCGCCCAGATCGTCAAGCAGGCCAAGGTGCTGGGGGCCAAGGAGGAGTTCGCGGTGGTGTTCGCCGCCATGGGCATCACCTCCCGCGAGGCGGCCTTCTTTATCACCGAGTTCGAGGAGTCCGGGGCCCTGGCCAAGACGGTGGTGTTCATGAACAAGGCCGACGATCCCACCATCGAGCGGATCCTGACCCCGCGCTGCGCCCTGACCTGCGCCGAGCACCTGGCCTATGACCACGGCATGCAGGTGCTGGTGATCCTGACCGACATGACCAACTACTGCGAGGCCCTGCGCGAGGTGGGCACCGCCCGCGAGGAGATCCCCGGACGGCGCGGCTATCCCGGCTATATGTACACCGACCTGGCCCAGATCTACGAGCGGGCCGGCCGGATCCACGGCCGCAAGGGCTCCATCACCCAGATCCCCATCCTGACCATGCCGGACGACGACATCACCCACCCCATCGCCGACCTGACCGGATACATCACCGAGGGCCAGCTGGTGCTTTCCCGCCAGCTGCACCGCATCGGCTGCTACCCGCCCATCGATCCCCTGCCCTCGCTGTCCCGCCTGATGAACAACGGCATCGGCGAGGGCCACACCCGCAAGGACCACCGGGAGTGGGCCAACCAGCTTTATGCCGCCTATGCCTCGGGCCGCGACCTGCGCAAGCTGGTGGCCATCATCGGCGAGGAGGCCCTTACCGAGATCGACCGCAAGTACCTCAAGTTCGCCGAGGGTTTCGAGAAGGTGATGATCAACCAGGGACAGACCGACCGCAGCATCGAGGAGACATTACAAATCGGCTGGGACCTGATGTCCGAACTGCCGGCCAAGGAGCTGAAGCGCATCAGCAAAGACCACATCCACAAGTATTACCACGGCGAGACCATGGAGAAGATGTACGGCAGGGAAGAGAGATAACTTCGAACAGTTTGAATGGATCAAATCGTTGAAACGTTTCAAACGATTGCAGGGAGTGGTAATGAAAACAGAACTTAAAATATCCATCTGTCTGATGCTCCTTTCCGTAGTAACTGCAACATCCGAGACCCTGGACGTCACCATCAAGGGCCTGGACGACGGCCAGAAGACCTCCCGTCAGCAGGATTACAAGGAGGCGGTGCTGGACGCCAAGCGCCAGGCCATCGAGCAGGCCGGGGTGACGGTGGAATCGAAGTCAACAGTAAAGAACGCCGTTCTGCAGGAGGATTTCATAGAATCCAACGCCAAGGCGGTCCTGCTGCCGGGATTCCAGATCATGGACATCGGCTACATGCAGGACGGCACTTATCAGATAGTGCTCACCGGCAAGGTTCAGGTCCAGCCCAAGCAATCATCTTCCGAGGCCGACAGCGGGGCCCTGCTTTTATTGATGAACATCTACAGCGTGCCGGTGACCTTCCAGCTGAACGGCAGGCCGCTGGACGCCGGCGGCAAATTCACCGCCCTGGTGGCGATGAAGGATAGCACGGATTTTTCCCTCCTGCCCAATATCAGGGAAGTTAAAAAAAGATACAACAACCTGCCTAAGTATTTTCTCTATCTGTTAAAACTTCCGGCCGGCCGGCACAGCATCAGGATCACAGCCCAGGTCATCTCCGGCACCGGCCCCGGCAGGAACGGCAATTTCGTGGATGCTGAGATAATCCCTGGTCGGACCACATTTTACGAATACCGGGCCGATCCGGAATACAACTTTATCCTGGCCGACAGCGATTTTGTATTTGAAAAACTGGAGGCCAATAAAAAACCGGCCGATACCACCGCCGCCTACCGCCAAAAATTGCGGCAGGACATAACCGCCCAATA of Candidatus Edwardsbacteria bacterium RifOxyA12_full_54_48 contains these proteins:
- a CDS encoding V-type ATP synthase subunit B (produces ATP from ADP in the presence of a proton gradient across the membrane; the B subunit is part of the catalytic core of the ATP synthase complex), translated to MDLTTKKYQSISYISGPLLFVDNAKGLSYGSIVEIELPDGSKKGGQTIEVSEKYAVIQVFEETRGLDLAKSSVSLKEDVARIPVSRDMIGRRFNGLGEPIDGLPPIIPEKRLEIIGQPMNPTSRAKPEEFIQTGISTIDGFATLVRGQKLPIFSGAGLPANEIAAQIVKQAKVLGAKEEFAVVFAAMGITSREAAFFITEFEESGALAKTVVFMNKADDPTIERILTPRCALTCAEHLAYDHGMQVLVILTDMTNYCEALREVGTAREEIPGRRGYPGYMYTDLAQIYERAGRIHGRKGSITQIPILTMPDDDITHPIADLTGYITEGQLVLSRQLHRIGCYPPIDPLPSLSRLMNNGIGEGHTRKDHREWANQLYAAYASGRDLRKLVAIIGEEALTEIDRKYLKFAEGFEKVMINQGQTDRSIEETLQIGWDLMSELPAKELKRISKDHIHKYYHGETMEKMYGREER